The Pandoraea apista genomic interval GGCGTGTACTCGCTGCCAATCAAAGCGCACTGAATCGTCTCGGTGTGTCGCGAGACGAGATTGTCGGCACACGTGTGGATCGATGGTTCTCCTCGACGCTCGATGCGCTGCTTGCGCAAGCGCAGCCCACACCGAACGCTTGCTGGCCGATTCGCACGCATACCGGCGAGTCGTTGCTGGCGATGGTGCGCGCACCGGAGCGCACGATACGGCGCATTCGCCGGTTGCCGATTCCCGAGCCACGAACATCGGCGCCCCCGTTTTCCGATCCGGTGTTGGCGCGCGAGTTTTCGCGCGCTTGCCGCGTGTTCGCTCGCGACGTGCCGGTTCTCGTTCGCGGTGAAACCGGGAGCGGCAAAGAGGTCTTTGCACGCGCCGTTCACGCGGCGAGCGAGAGAGCGAACGGGCCGTTCGTCGCACTCAATTGCGCAGCGATTCCCGAGTCGCTGATCGAGAGCGAGCTTTTCGGTTACGTGGGCGGCAGCTTCACAGGGGCGCGCAAAGAGGGGATGAACGGTAAGCTGTGGCAAGCGAACGGCGGCACGCTGTTTCTCGACGAAATTGGCGACATGCCTTTCGCGATGCAAACCCGCCTGCTGCGCGTGCTCGAAGATCGTGCGGTGTCGCCCCTCGGCGGCGGCGAGCCGGTGCCGCTGGACATTCGCATACTCAGCGCAACGCATCGGGACCTTTCGGCGCGCATTACCGAGAGGTTGTTCCGGGAAGACCTCTTCTATCGGCTGAGCGGGCTGGAAGTCACCGTGCCGCCGCTGCGCGAACGTGAGGACAAGATCGAGTTGATTCAGCGGCTGTTGGCGCAGGCCTGCGAATCAGGGCGAATCACCGTAACGGACGCCGCGCAGGACCGGCTTTGTACCTACGCGTGGCCGGGCAATGTACGTCAGATGCGCAGCGTTATCCGCACGCTGGCAGCGCTGAGCGAGAGTGGTGTCGTTACGCTGGACGACTTGCCGGGCGAGTTGCGCGAAGCGCAGGCAGACGTGAGCGTAGCACCGCGCTCAGAAGCGCCGCTGGAGGCTGCCGAGCGTCAGGCGCTGCGGGCAACGCTCGATGCCTGTCAGGGACAGGTCAGTGCCGCCGCCCGAAAGCTCGGGGTGAGCCGCAATACGCTCTATCGGAAACTGAAACGATTCGGCTTGCTGCGCGGTTGAGGTTCGCCGCGCAGCAATGGCATACCGCTTACTTCACCGGAATCGGCGTGGCCCGATCCACCGGCACGGCGGTCACGCTGTTCTGCGGCGAGCCATCGATGAGCTTGTCCGAGTAGGTGAGATAGACGAGCGTGTTGCGTGTCTTGTCGACCATTCGCACAATGCGCAGCTTCTTGAACAGCGGCGACAGTCCTTCGGAGAAAACCTCTTCTTCCTTCGGTAACGGCGCGCCGAACGAAATCGGTCCCACCGGTCGGCAGGCAATCGACGCTTCCGACTTGTCTTCCGCCAGTCCTACCATTCCCTTGACGCCGCCGGTCTTCGCGCGCGACACGTAACAAGTGACGCCGTGTACCTTCGGATCGTCGAAGGCATCCACCACGATCTTGTGGTCGGGACCGACTAACTTGAACGCGGTGCTGACGTCGCCAATCCTCTCGGCATGGGCCCAATTCGCGGCGACCATCAGCGCCAGTGCGAGTGCTTTTTTCATGATGATGTGTTCCGTCAAATGCGGCATTGGCGGCGACAGTCGCCCGGCGTGCATGCCGCGTGCAGCGGATTCTACCCGTGTCGCGCGACCGTGGGCTACAGCCATGGCGAGAAGGCCGCCGAGTCCTTCTCCGGCGTGATGTACCACTGCCGCCGCGCCGGATCGTAGATCGCCCCGCGCGCCGTCAGTTCGTCCTTCGCCCCATAGGTGTCGCCGCTCAGGTAGCGGCGGGCGGGTGTGGTGTCCACGGGCATCGCCATATTGCGCACGAGCGCGTCGTCGGCGAGAAGCACGGTGCGCGGCAAGTCGAGCGAAGCAATGAAGCCGCTTTGCCGGGTCTCGTCGCTCGACGTGATCAGCGATACCGATTCTCGTGCCCGGGTCATCGCCACGTAGAACAGATTCTTTTCGCTTTCCAGTGGCGCGAAAGGATTCGGAAACTCGTTGCGCTCCAGGAAGGGGATGACGACGTGATCGAACTCCTTGCCTTTGATGTTCGCGACGGTGTCTACGCTCACACGCGCACCCGCTCGCGTGCGGCGGACGGCGGAAAGACGCGCCATCATCGATGAAAAGTAATCGGCAAGGGGGGTGTCGTCGGCGGGCAGTGTCGACGCGTAGGCGCGCAGTGTGCGCTCGACAAGATCGACGTCGTACGGCCGCGCGTACAGGCGCGTGGCCACCGCCTGAAAATCGATCTTCTGACGAATACGGCGGAAGGCGTCGCTTGCCGAGAGCGTTGGCAGGCTCGCGCGCAACTCGCGAATCAACTGGCCGATGGTCGCGGCAGGTGTGCCCGGCACAGCCCCCAGCAGATACGACGTGTAGATCTGTTCGATCAGTTCCGGATGCTTTGCCGTCAACTGATACTGGTCACGCGACAGGCGAATGTTCGCGAAGATGCCGAGCACCGCGGCAACGGACATGCGTTCGCGCTCATCGATGGTTTCATGTGCGCGCATTGCCAACGCGAACACCGCGCGCACGAAACGAATCTCTTCGCGGAACTGAAAGCCCTCTTTGTTCGGCGATTCGAATGGAATCTCGGCACGCCACAACGCCTCTTCTATCGATGCGCTCTGATGCCAGTCGCGCAGAAGCACGGCACACGTCGAGCGCTTGTCGCTGTCTTGCAGCCAGTGACGCACGTCTGCCAGTACCGCGTTTGCCATCCCGTCGTGCCCGCCGTCAGCCTTGATGACGTCGACAGGCGTGTGGCGCCTGACATACGACTCGATGGTTTTGCGCTTGAACGCAGCAACCGGGTAAGCGATATGCGGGCCATGACGAAAGGTCCGTGTGAGCGGATAGGCGCTCGCGCCGGAGAAGTCCATGCGAAAGCGTTCGCCCATATACACGTCGCTCGCCCCCATCTCCCCGTGAATGACCTGATCGCGATCGCCCACGCCGACGAAACGGCAATTCAGTGTGCGAAGCAAATGACGCAGCACCCGATACGATGCTTCATTGAAGTCGTGCTGCTCGTCGCATACGATCAACCGGCATGGTGCGAAGTACTGTGGCGCGATACTCTCGCGATCGATCAACTGCGCAAGATCGTATGTGGCGTCGAAACGATCCCGGAACTTCGGTTCGTCCAGCGCACCCAGTCGGGCCCGCTCATAGGCCTGAGTGATCGCGTATTGCGCCGGCGTGACGTCCAGACGCTCGAGCAGGTCGCCAAGTTGTTCGTCGTCGACGTCGTCGAACAGTGCGCCGCCCGCCTTGAGCTTTCGCATGGCTTCGAGGCTTTGCGCCACATTGATGTGGTTGTCCTCGAAAGCGCCCGGCGCGTAGCGATCCTCGACGTCTTCGCGTAATGTCTCCATGGCCTCAATGAGGTAGGACGTGAGGAAACTGTCGCGTTGGATGCGGCGCGCGCGTTCGTTTGCCGTGGGAAGCGTTTCGAGGACATCATGGCTGTAGTCGTCGAAGGTCGAGACGCGCACCCGCTTGTGCAGATCGGCGTGAATGCCGGAGCGTTGCAGACGGGTGCGCAACACGTCGGCGGCGGTGGCGGTGAAGGTGAGGGCGAGGATTTGCTCGGGTGGCGTACCCCCGGCGATGGCTTCGCCGATCCGGGCGACGAGCGTTGTTGTCTTGCCGGTGCCCGCGTTGGCCATAGCGATGCAGATTCGCTCGTTCGAGACCTGAAGGGCGATCTGTTCCACGGTCAGCGCGGGACCGTTGGGCATGAAGCGAGGGGTGCGAAGCGGGGATTGGGTTTCACTCATGGCGTCGACCTTGCTGAGAACGGGCGATGCATGATGATGCGTCATGAGTCGGGCCCGTCGAAATCTGCGGCAGCGGCGACAATCGCCAGCTATGCGTGTCGCGGATTCTACTCGCGTCGAACGGCCGCCCCCTGCAACTGGCCCGGGGCGCACTCGTGAGCGGGCGCACAGCGCCGTCGCCCTGACACGGACGACGGCCTGCCGCCTGATGGCTTACGACGACTTGCTAAGGCGCGTTACCACTTCTCGTCCTGCGTCGCCGCCGATGGGGTGGCGGTCTGCGCCGTCCCCTTCTTCGTTGCTTTCTCGCCAGCCGTGGCTCTGGCGGCCGTGGCGGTCGTGGTGGTCGTAGCGTTAGGCGCCGCATCCGCCGTCGCAGCGACTCCCGCCTGCGGTGCTGCCTGAGCAGGCCGGGCGGCAAGCTCGCCCCGCACCTGAAGACCTGCGATTGGCAGGGCGTCGAGGTTGAGGTTGCTGCGCACGTTCTCAAGATGACCGTACGACAGATTTTGGGTCACGCGCTCCACGATCAGTTCGCAGCACGGATTCTCGGCGCGTCCGAGGCTTTGCCCCGTCTGAGGATCCTTGAACTCGTTGCCCAACGCGACGACCGCGTAGCGGCCGCCTTCACGCAGCGCCTGCCCGCCCTGGCTGACGACGACATTGGTGCCGTCGCGCCCGAGTACCGTAATCGGGAACGTCGATTGCAGGATGGCGCTGACGATCGCCTTGCTGGCCTGGTCTGTCATCTCGTTGAGAATGCGTTGTCCGTCGACACCAGTGCTCAGTGTGGTCGGTGCCGTTGCCGGCAGCGTATGACTCAACGAACTGGCCGCCGAGACCTGACGCGTGGCCACGTTCACCATCTTCTGCGAGAGGGCCCAGCCGCCCGAATAGCTGACCAGTTGACGATCGCTCGTGCGCAACTGCCGAGCCTGCCGCGTGTAGTTGAACGCGCTCACGCGGGCACTCCACACCAGATCGGCGCTGGCGGCCTGCGAGAGCTTCGCCAGTTCTGCGCTGGGCGCCTCGCCGGACTTGATCATGTCGAGTTCCTGCTCGATCTCGGGACTCATTTCGCGGTCCAGTACGGCGAAACGGCCGGTCTGCACGAGGGCATCGCTCACGCGTTGACGCAGCGTTGCTGCAACCTCCCGCGACGGCACGCTGGTGTCGCCCATGGGCAGCGAGGCCTGCGAGAAGACGACCGGGCCGACCACGATCTTGAGTTTCTGCATGTCGGCGGACGGCTTGAATTTCGCGATCTCGGCCTCGATGCTCGCCTTATAGCGCTTGGACAGCACGCCCGGCTCGTCGAGACTGATCACACGCAGACGCTGAATCACACCGCCCGAGCGTTGCTGAACGATGTCGGCGAACGCGTTTGCCCGCAGCGACGCCGAGTCCCGGTTCAAACTGACGTCCAGCCCGTACTTGGCGGTCACACTATCGGACTGGATCACGGCGCCGTTGACTTGCATCAGCGCGAGCTTCATCGCTTCGAGCACGGCTTCGCCGGCGGAGTTGCCGAAGCCGACCGCAGCCGTCTTTTCAGTCTCGACTTTGCCAACGTCCGGCACGGGCGCCGCTGCGCTGGGCGCGGAGGCGGGCGTTTGCGCGGGGTCTCCCGGTTTTCCGGAGCAGCCGGCAATAAAAAAGAGGGCCGCGAGGGCCCCCGTGAGCGAGTTACGCATCATGTTGTAGGTAGAGTGTTTCGGCTTACAGCGCTGCGAGTGCCTTGGTGGCGTCCGACGGCACGTCGATACCGTTGCTGCGTGCGAAGTCGATGGCGTTCTTCAGCGCCTTGCCGGCTTCCGTGACCGAGCCAGGGAAGTTCGACACAACGTAGGCGGCACCGCCCAGCGAGGTGAGTGCCATCGGCGAGGCGCTCTTCATGTTGGTGCCCATCGCCGTCACGTCGTTGCGCATACCGGCGTAATGCACCATGCCCAGAGCGAGGTGTCCGAGGCCCTGCGCAAAGGTCTTCTTCGAGGCGTCGTCGAGTACCGGCTTTTCCTTGAGCTTGGCCGCGATCGCGCCGCTCGTGTCGTCCACGGCGTTCACAGCCTTCGACGCGGAGTCCTTGTCTTGCGTCGAACCCGACGTCAATTGCGCCACGACGGCAGCGGCCTGTTCGGCTTGCGTTTTCAGACCGAGCGCTTCGCCCATCTTGGCATTGGCGTTGAGCACGTCAACGTTGGCGGCGACGTAGTTCTTCACCAGTGCAGCTTGCTGGCCCGACAGGTCAACGCTGCTATCCGACTTGCTGCCGCCGCCCACGAGGCTGGTCAGCCCGCCGAGTTGCGCGTACGAGGCGCCCGAGGCACCGACAAGAGCGGCTGCAACGGCGCAAGCGATGATTTTCTTCATGAACGTCTTCTCCAGGAGTGGGATGGTTGAATGCGGTAATTAACGCAAACTGAGATTGGTGATCTGGCTGGTCAATTCGCGTGCGGCGTTGTTGGCGGCCAGACGCAACGCATTGGTACGCGCTTCCGCCTCGGTCGGCCCGGTACCAGCGTATTGAACGGGCCCCACCGAGGCCACGGTGTCGGGAATGGTCTGGCCGATGTCGAGCAGCTTTGCGTTGACGGTGACTGCCACACGCATAAGACCGGAGTTCGGATCGCGATCGGCCAGACCGACATCGAGCGTGCCCAGCGCGATGTACGACATGCGGGCAACACGCATGCCCGAGACCATCGAGGCAAGCGTTGCCGGCTTCAGGTCCATGCCGTTCTGGTAGTCGTTCTCGACATTGGCGACCTTGAATTGACCACCAGTGTACGGCTCGATCAGTGCGGCTTCGTTGACCTTGAAGCCGGCTTTCGCGAATGTCGACGTGAAGACCTGTGAAAGGTTGGCGCTGGGAATCAGGCGGAACGTGTTATCGGTGGCACGTCGCGTCGTGCTGCCACCGGTCTCGACGGATACCGAGCTTTGCACCGATGCCGACATCTTTGCGCTCGTCGCCGCATGGGTGCCGATCTGATTGCTGCGGACGCTCTCGCCTTCGGTGCCTTGCTCCGACGCGTTGACTTGCGCCTTGACATCGGCTTTGCGGTCGACACGCTTGTACACGCGATCGTCGTAGGCGCGGGAGGTACCGACTTCACGGGATACGAAGATGAACGCCAGCGGCGAGCGTCCGGCGGGACCACCCTTGGCGACTGCGGAATTGCTCTTCACGGCATTGCGCAGATTTGCCACGTTGAGCGAGACCCGCACGGCGACCGTGTATTGCTTCTTGTCCGAGTTTTCGTCTTCGGCGAGGATCGTCGAGTCGAGAATGTATCGATCCGGCTCGGCAAGGATCTTCTGGCGAATCGCGTCGAAGTTCTCCGACTCCGCTTCACCGGCCTCGGCGTAGTAGAACTCCACTGCCTTCATTTGTGCGGCCGACAGAGCACGAGCTTTGTCGTCGCGCGAGATCGACCAGCCTTCATAACTTACGGTCGCCTTGCCGCGCGCTTGCTGCACTTGTGCAACGGCACCCGACGCGAATATGGCGGCAGCGAACAGCAGAATCAGTGTCTTCATCACTTGCATAGCTTCATCAATCCCATCGTCTTGTCGATTTGCGACGAAATGTCCGACGCCGAAGCGGCAGACTTCACCCATGACGTGTCCGCGCCCGCCACTGACTCGGCAAGTTTCACGAACAGACCGTTGACGGAGTCGTAGTAGGCCGGGAAATCGTCGACCCACGTTTGCGAGGCCGGCACTGGTTTCACTTCGCCGTTCTTGAGCGAAGTATTGAGGTAGGTCGTGCCGGTCAGCGGCTCGCGAATGGCAACGTCTGCATAGCTGCCATAGATATACGCGGTGCCTACTGCGTTCTCGCTGTACTTGATTTTTTTGAAGTTCTTGAGCGTGACATCGATCTCGTAGTCCGGTTGCGGCAGCTTGAGATTGAAGACCGTGCCGTCCATGATCTGCATCGACATGACGTTCCCGATCGCGTAGCCCTTCGAGTACGGCACGACAGGCACACCGATGCGTGTGGAGATGGCTTCGCTCACCATGTCGGCGACCCAGGTTTGCGCTGCGCCAGGCGTGCCTTTCAGGTAGTCGGGCAGCACAGCGACCGCTTCCGGCGCGACTTCCACATGGGTGACTTGCAGATAACGCGGCGCCTGATCGGGCAACTGGGCCTGCGCCAGGGAATCGGCGAAGCGGGCGTACAGGCCGGGCTTCCCGTTTGCGCCGTCGTAGACCATACGCACGCGATCAAGCACCTCTGCGCGAGTCGGCTCGTGATCGAGGTTGTCGACGTACCCGAAGCTGACCGGGTACGAGCGCAGAACGGTCATCGATTTGAAGTCGAAGAACAGCACCTGAGCGCGAAGCAGGACAAACAGCTTGCGGATCGCGCCGAAGCGCTCGACAGAAACCGTCTCGGTATTGATGACGAGCGAGACGACGAGCGCCTGGTCCCGGCCCTTCAACTGATCGATCGGCCCGGTCGTGAGCGTGAGGTGTCTGGCCGGATTTTTCGCCACGGCGGCCAGAAGACGTTTGTAGGGCGAATCGCCCGCAGCTTTCAGACCGCTCTCGTAAGCGCGGGAATAGGGGAATCGCTTGTCGATGCTGGCGGCGTCGCCACCATAGGCCGCGCCGGCAAACGTGACGGTCTTGTCTGTGATCTGCGCCTGAACGTGGCTCGCAAAGACCATCGAGAATGCCACCGAAAAAGCGGCGGCAAGACGGAAGAGAAATCCGTCGGCTTTCATATTGTTATGCTCCCCGGTACGCGCCGCTGAATTTGGGACGCGTGGACGCGGAATACTGGATTACTAACTATTTCAAGTCAATCGATTGGCGTCGATCCTATTTGAATTGATAGGGATGAATGCGAGTTGTATGCAGGGCCGATGTAGGTAATTCGGCGTAAATGCCGTGACCGGAATTCCGATGGAGGTCGTTGTGGAGACGAGCACGAAGGGCGTGTAATGGGTCGGTTGCAAGCCTTTGCCAAATGCGCTATAGTCACGCCTCTTCGCGCGGGGGTATAGCTCAGCTGGGAGAGCGCTTGCATGGCATGCAAGAGGTCAGCGGTTCGATCCCGCTTACCTCCACCAAACGAACGACGGTTTCCGTCCCCTTCGTCTAGAGGCCTAGGACATCACCCTTTCACGGTGAGTACAGGGGTTCGAATCCCCTAGGGGACGCCATCTATCGGCAGCGGTGTGATGCACACATCGAAGCCGGCCGGCGTCAGATTCGGCAAAACGCATAGCAAAGGCCGGATGTCTTTCGAGACATCCGGCCTTTTGCGTTTACCCTTCCTATCGGTTTTTCCCGGCGATCGCGTTATCTGCACATGCAATAACGCTTTGGCGACGATTTAAAAACTCATCAGCTAACTGAATCGGGTTACAAACATTTCAGCCCCGCCTCGACGTCGACTTTCGGCATCGGGGCGGGGCTTTTCGTCGCTGTCGTCACCATTGCAGCGACCGCATGTTCGAGGCTTTGATTGTTGCGCGTGCGCGACATGGGCGATCCCCCGAATCACCGGGGGACAGTATGGGGACGGTCGGCTTATACCATGCACTCATCATAAGTTTGCGTAAAGCCGATACATAAGTGGCATAGAGCAAACGTTCAGGTGGTAAGAGGAGCATATCAATCCGGGTATTTCCACGCCGGTATTGAAGATCGTCAGTCGCTGCACACAATTCATCCAAATAAGTTGGACTCCAATGGAACTGAATTGGCTTCGCAGCAAACCTATCGACCTCGCGCCACGCCCCGCCCCTGTCCGAAGTCCCCCGGGGTAAAAAAGCCTTCATGCCGCAAGGTGTGAATAGGCTCGATGAAAGCGTAGGAATATGAAAGTCCTGTCTATCTTCGGCACACGGCCCGAAGCGATCAAGATGGCGCCTTTGGTCACGGCACTTGATCGCGAACCCGGCATCGATAGCGTCGTGTGCGTGACCGGTCAGCATCGCCAGATGCTCGATCAGGTAATGTCGCTGTTCGACCTCAAGGCCAAGTACGACCTTGAAGTCATGATGCCTAATCAAACGCTCAACGGTCTTTTCTCACGTGCCATCGCACGTGTCGATGCCGTTCTGGAGACGGAGAAACCCGATTACGTGCTGGTTCACGGCGACACGAGTACAGCCGCCGCCTGCGCACTCGCCGCGTTTCATCGCCGCATTCCGATCGGGCATGTGGAGGCGGGACTGCGCACAGGCGACTTGTCCAAGCCGTTTCCGGAGGAGATGAATCGCCGTGTGGTCGATTGCGTTGGCAATTGGCTGTTTGCGCCGACGTCGACATCCCGGGAAAACTTGCAGCGTGAAAATCTGCAAGGCCGAATCGCCGTGACGGGTAATACCGTGATCGACGCGCTGGCGACGCTCACGGCGCGTTTGCGTGACGACTCGCCGCTCGCTGCTGCCGCTGCGGCACGCTATTCGTGGCTCGATGCATCGCGCCGTCTGGTGCTCGTGACGGGCCATCGCCGTGAGAGTTTTGGCGGCGGTTTCCTCAATATCTGCGCAGCGCTTGCCGATCTCGCGCGGCGCGACGATGTGCAGATTGTCTACCCGGTGCACCTGAACCCGGCAGTTCGCGACGTTGTGCTGACCGAGCTGGCCGGCCTGAGTAACGTGCATCTGATCGATCCGCTCGACTACGTCGATTTCGTCTGGTTCATGCAGCGGGCCTACGTGATCCTGACCGACTCTGGGGGCGTGCAGGAAGAAGCGCCATATCTCGGCAAGCCGGTGCTCGTCATGCGCGATGTGACCGAACGACCGGAAGCCGTTGCCGCAGGAACGGTGGCGCTCGTCGGCGCGAACCGAGGGCGCATCGTCGAAGGCGTGACACGTCTTCTCGACGATCTGGCGTATCACACGTCGTTCTCACGACGTCTGAACCCCTATGGCGATGGCCATGCCTCGCAGCGCATCGTGGCAGCCCTTTGCGGGCGCGCAATGAGCGAATTCGATCCAGGTTGCCCGGTAGAGCGCCGGGATCACTGAGATCCGGGTGGGTGCCGACGCGATTGATTGTCTCGCTGCCTCCGCCAAAGTCGTCCCACTGCGTTGCGTCCACCGGCACGGACGAAACGCCAACTTACGGATAATTCATGCTGTTGTTCAATACGTTGCAAGCGCGTCGTCGTACGGCGCATGATCTCCCGCGAACGTCGCCGGACGCCTTCCGCGTGCGCCTTCGTCGTATTTGTGCAATGACAGCCGGCACGCTCGGCGTGCTGGGCGGCGTTGTTCCTGCGACCTCGCATGCGAGTGCGTTGGGTGACGGTGTGCGTGCGCTTGGCGCCGGCACTCATCTGCAACGCAGTATCGCGTTGGCCGACCTCGGCATTACGGCGCCTGTCGTGCTCTCGGGCGACACCAGCCAGGACTTCTACCTGCCGGTGCCCAAGGGCCTGCCGCTGGCCGACGCCTCGGTAGCGTTCGACGGCCGCTATCTGAAGGGCGAACCGGGGGCGGCCTCCGTGGTGCTCTCCATCGACGGCCAGCCGATGACCTCGCAATCCGTGCCCGATGGCGACGGGCCGTTGCAGCGCAATCTGTCGGTGTCGTCGCGCCCACGCGAAACGGGCTTCGTGCGTCTGTCGGTGAACTGGCATTCGCGCACTGGCACCTATCGGTGCGAGCCGGATCGCTCGATGGCGAACTCGGTGACGATCACGCCGCAAACGCGTCTGACCTACCGCATCGATCAGAAGTCGGTCACGAGTCTCGACGACGCCTGGGGCACACTGCCCGGTGCGCCGTCGTTGCTCGTCGCATCGAAGACGCTGAGTCAGGAGACGTTCGATAGCGCATGGCGTATTGGCGTTGCGCTTGAGCGAAGCGGCAAGCGTGTCGTCGTGCGGGCGTTGCCCGCCGTGGGCGACATTGTCGACACGCGCGGCGTCAACGTGCCGGCCGCCCTCGCGGCGGTGCCGGCCTTCGCCGCATTGCGAGACAACAGCGCAACGCACAAGCTGGCCAACGACGCTGAGTTGGGGGCGTTGATGGCGATGAATGCGCCCTCGGTCAGCGGCGATGTCGCGGTCGCAGACGCCGCGCTGCGTGCGCGTCTGAGCGCCGCATTCGATGCTGTGCAGGGCCAGCTTGCCAGTGACGCAGATGCTGCCGAGGCATTTAAGACCTGGCGCGCGCAACGCGCACCGCTCGCGGGCGACGCGCTCGGCGCCAAGCAGATTCGTCTGCTGGCCATGGGCAGTCAGTCCGTGATCGCCGTGTCGGGAGACGCCGGTGCACAAGCTGCCGGTCTCTTCGACGATTCGCTGCGCCGCCTGTTGCTTTCGAATAACGTGACCGCTCCGATCGCGCATACCCCGGACATTGCGGACAAACAGGTGGTGCGCCTGTCGAGCCTCGGGGGCTCGTCGAATAGCTTCGACGTGCTCGCACGCGGCGACTGGACCGTGACCTTTCCGCTGAGCGCCGTGGCTTCCGACGGCCGCATGCCTGGAGAGATCTCACTGTATCTGGCGGCGGCGCCCGGCCCGGCGACATCGAAGCCCGTGGCAACGGTGTTCTGGAACGGCATTCTGCTCGCGGCCAAGCAACTCGACGCGAACGGGCGGCCTGAGCAACTCAAGGCGCGCGTGCCGGGCTATGTGCTTGGCGTGAACAATACGTTGCGTGTGTCGGTGCAGCGTCAACCGTACTCGGCCAACTGCGACGAGATTCCGCAGGCCTATCCGGTCAACGTGCTGCCCGCGGCGAGCTACATCCGCCCGGGCAAGGCTGAGCCGGACGGCACCTTTGTGGGCTTGCTGCCGCTGATGGCGGGCAATCCGCAACTGATCGTGCCCGATCGGTATCTCGAAGACGCACCTGCCAACATTCGCCGGGTGATCGGAATCGCCGCGGCAAGCGGTCTGTCGCCGTCGCGTGCAGAGCTGATGGTGGCCGCAGGCGGCAAGAGCGTGAAGCCGGGCAAGCCATTCGTGGCGATGGAAGTGGCAGTGGACGGTGCCAAGCCGACGGTGAGCGTGACCGACCGCAAACGGCTGGAGATCGGCGGCAAAGACGCCAAGTGGCTGGATATCACCGGTTTGCAAAACCTGTCGACGGCCGAAGTCGTGCGCGCAAGCGGCGAAGACGGTCTGCTTTGGTACGCGATCGGTACGCCGCGCGCAGACATTGGCGAGCCGTTCCTGCTGAATCGCGGCAATCTGGCGATCATCGGACCGGCCGGCCCGGTGGCCTGGATCGACAGCAGCAATCCGGACGCGAGCATGCCGCCGGGCGCGGGCGAGAGTGCGTTCTACGAATGGCGTCGCTATGTCTCGTGGGGCGTGCCGGCAATTGCGATCACGCTGCTGGTTCTGCTGTTGATTCTTGTGCTGGCGCTGCGTGCCGGTCGCAGGAAGAACGGCGGTCATTGAGTAGTAGAGGCACGTCATCGTGATCTCTTCTCTCTATTGGCCCTATCTGGTCGCCGACTACTATCACGCGCTGGAAGTTGCCGGTGCAGTCGTTGGCGTCGCCATCCTGCTCTCGAGCATCGACGATCTGTTCGTCGATGCCTGGTACTGGGTGCGCCAGATCTATCGCTCGCTGTTCATCAAGCGGCGCTACACGCCGTTGCAGGCATCGCAGTTGCGCGACGCGCGTGAGCAGCCGCTGGCGATCATGGTGCCGGCGTGGCTCGAGTACGACGTGATTGCCGCCATGCTCGAGAGCATGGTGGGCACGCTTGAGTACAAGAACTACATGATTTTCGTCGGCACGTACAAGAACGACGAGAAAACGAAGACCGAAGTCGAACGGATGCGCCGCCGCTATCGTCAACTGGTGCGCGTGGAGGTGCCTCACGATGGACCGACCTGCAAGGCCGACTGCCTGAACTGGATCGTGCAGGCGATCTTCAAGCAGAATCAACAGCAGGCAGAGCCCTTTGCCGGCGTGATTCTGCACGACAGCGAAGACGTGCTTCACCCGCTGGAGCTGAAGTACTACAACTACCTGTTACCGCGTATCGACTTCATTCAATTGCCGGTGACCTCGCTCGAGCGCGAATGGTACGAACTCGTTGCAGGCACCTACATGGACGA includes:
- the wecB gene encoding non-hydrolyzing UDP-N-acetylglucosamine 2-epimerase, yielding MKVLSIFGTRPEAIKMAPLVTALDREPGIDSVVCVTGQHRQMLDQVMSLFDLKAKYDLEVMMPNQTLNGLFSRAIARVDAVLETEKPDYVLVHGDTSTAAACALAAFHRRIPIGHVEAGLRTGDLSKPFPEEMNRRVVDCVGNWLFAPTSTSRENLQRENLQGRIAVTGNTVIDALATLTARLRDDSPLAAAAAARYSWLDASRRLVLVTGHRRESFGGGFLNICAALADLARRDDVQIVYPVHLNPAVRDVVLTELAGLSNVHLIDPLDYVDFVWFMQRAYVILTDSGGVQEEAPYLGKPVLVMRDVTERPEAVAAGTVALVGANRGRIVEGVTRLLDDLAYHTSFSRRLNPYGDGHASQRIVAALCGRAMSEFDPGCPVERRDH